In Brachybacterium saurashtrense, the genomic stretch AGCACGTGCGCGCCTGGTCCGTGCGCTGGGCTGCCGCGGCGCTCGCCGCCGGGGTCGAGGAGTCGGTGGTGCGCCGGGGCGAGCAGGAGACGGTGCGCCGGTACGCGGCCGGCTGAGGCCGACGGGAGCGGCGGCGTCCTCGCCCCGGGGCCGGGCCGCTGTCCGGGGGATGGAACTCTTTGCCCCGGCTCACTATCCGGTGGGAGACTTCCGGGGTGACCACCGCCGCGCCGCCCACCCCCTCCCGGGACGGGCGCACCCCGCGGCAGGTGCTCGCGGAGCTCGTCCCCTCCGTCTACGCCCCCACCCTGCTGGAGTTCGTGGGCGTGGCCGCCCTGATGCCGGTGATCCCGCTGATGGCGCGCGCGCTCGGCTTCAGCGTGCCGCAGGCCGCGGCGCTGACGATGATCTTCGGGCTCATCTCGTTCCTCGGCCCGATCCCGGCCGGGCGATTCATCTCGCGGATCGGGGCGCGGGCCGCTCTCGTGATCACCGGGGCGCTGCTGGTGGCGTCCAACCTCACCGCCTTCGTGGTGATCGGCCCGGCCCTCGACGGCTCCGGGGACGCGGCGCACCGCCTCGCGCTGATCGGCCTGCTGCTGGTGATGGCTGTGGGCATGCAGGTGTGGCAGCTGGGACGGCAGTCCTATCTGGGCACCGCCCTGCCGGCGACGATGCGGGCGCGCGGGATGACGCTGTTCGGCGGCACCATCCGCATCGGCGAGGTGCTGGGCCCGCTCCTGGGGGCCGGGGTGATGGCGCTGTGGTCGATGGCCGGGGTGTTCGTGCTCTTCGCCGTGGCCGCCACGGCGGGCACCGTGATGATCGCCGTGTTCCTGCCGCCGGGGGAGACGGCGCCGCGTCGCACCTCCCCGGGTCCCCGCAGACGGCGCACGCCCGCGCGCGTGCGCCTGGACCGGGCGGTGCTGGGCCGAATGGTCGCGGTGGGCGCGGGGATCGCGCCCGTGATGATGGCGCGGGTGAACCGGCCGGTGATCGTCCCCCTGCTCGGCGAGTCGCTGGGACTGGACCCGGTGTGGATCTCGATCGTGTTCGGCGTCAGCGCCGCGCTCGAGATCCTGCTGGTGCTGCCCGCCGGCACGCTCATGGACCGTTTCGGCCGCGCCGCCGTGGCGGTGCCCTGCGCCCTGCTGATGGGGGCGGGGTTCCTGCTGCTCGCCCTGCTCGGCACCGTGCTGTCGGAGCGCGGCGCCACCGCGGCGCTGGTGGCTATGCTGGTGCCCACGCTGCTGATCGGGATCGGCAACGGGCTGGGCTCCGGGATCGTCATGACCCTCGGCGTGGACGTGTCCCCGGTGCATGGACGCACCACCTATCTCGCCTGGTGGAACACAATGCTCGGAGCGGGGAGGATGGCGGCGCCGCTGCTCGTCACCGGCATCACGCTGCTGGCCCCCGTGGCCGTAGCCGGGGCGGCGACCGGGGCCGTGTGCGTCGCGGGCGGTCTGTGGCTCGCACGCACGCTGCCCCGCGTCACGCCCTCGGGGAACACCCGGGGGTCGTGAGGCGGGGCAGCGGGACGGGCCGGACGTGCGGCCCGCACGGCGTGCCGGCGCGGTGCGCGCCGGCACGCCGCCTGGTCAGGCGGCGTCGGCCTCGAGGGCGTTCTCCGCGGTGCTCTGCAGGAGGTCCTGGGCCTGCTGGCGCGGCACGTCGCGGGAGATCGCGATCTCCGCGGCGAGCGGGTCGATCGCCTGCTTGAGAAGGTTGCGCTCGGCGAGGCTCGAGGGGGTGCCGCCGGAGTCGCGCATGATCGCCCGGATCACCTCGACGCGGTCGGTGAGGCGGCCCGTCTGCAGCTGCATCTGCAGGGACTTGATGCGGTGCGCCCAGGAGGTCTTCTTCTCCGGCGCGGTGATCGGCTCGGCGAGCTGGTCGATGAGCGCGACGATCTCGGGCTCCGCCAGCAGCGGGCGCAGGCCCACCACGTCCTTCCCGTCCGCGGGCACGGAGATCCGCATCTCGTCGTCGATCACCTCCAGGTCGACGTAGGCCTTCTCGGTGCCGCGCACGGTGCGGGTGCACGTGGAGACGATGCGGACCGGGCCGTGGACGGGATGGGTGAGCACCTCGCCCACTGTCGGGGCGGCGGAGTCGACGGACGCGGGAGCGACGGGCAAGGGGATTCCTCCTTCGTGGACCTGCGCGCCGGCGGTGCCGCGGCCCGGAGGACCGTGGCGGCCACACGCTCTCCACCGGAGCGGACGAACCCGGCAGTGGTGGTGAACGGAGCGGCTCGAGCGCCGCTCGACCTGCACAGACAGGGGGCGGCGCCGACGTCGGCGCACCCCATTCTCTCACGGATCTGACAACATATCCAGAGGGTGACGTTTCCGCCTGGGTCACATCCGACGCCCGCTCGACCGGCGCCTGCTCACCCGACGCCTGCGCGACCGGCGCCCGCTCGCCCGCACGCCCGTATGCCCGCGCGACCCCCGCCCGCACGGTTCGAGACCATCGTCGGAGGAGCGGGGCGTCCCGGATGCGGTTCGATGGAGCGCATGACCTCCGCCCCGCGCCCGGACTCCGCCCTGGTGCGCATCGAGCGGGTGGGCGTGGTGCACGACGGCGCGGTGCTGCTGCTGGAGGCCTCCGCCGCCGTCGCCGCCGGCGAGGTGCTCGCGCTCACCGGGGCGAACGGCACGGGCAAGACCACCCTGCTGCGGGTGATCGCGGGGCTGCAGGCGCCCACCGCCGGGACCGTCGCCGTGCTCGGCGCCGCCCCGGACGAGCGGGACCGCGCCTTCCGAGCCGCGCTCGCCGCCCTGCTGGGCCCGCCGCAGACCGCTCGCGACCTCACCGTCGCCGAGCATCTCCAGTTCATCGCCGCGACCTGGGGCGCCGGCACCGCGCAGGCGCGGCAGCGCGCCGAGGAGCTGCTCGAGGAGCTGGCGATCGCCCCGCTCGCGCACCGGTACCCCCACGAGCTCTCCAGCGGGCAGAGCCAGCTGGTCGGCCTCGCCCTCACCCTGGCGCGGCCCGCCCGGGTGCTGCTGCTGGACGAGCCAGAGCAGCGCCTGGACCCGCACCGGCTGGGACTGGTCATCGAGGCGGTGCGCGCCCGGGCCCGCGCCGGGACGGCGGTGGTGCTCGCCACCCACAGCCCGCGCCTGCTCGAGGAGCTCGCGGACTCCCGCCTCCACCTCGAGGACGAGGCGTGACCCAGGATCTGCGCGCGGTGCGGGAGGTCTGGGCCTCCAGAGCCGGCGCCCGCACCCGCACCGACCTGCTGTACCTGATCTACCTGGTGGCCCTCAGCGTGCCGGTGCTGCTGGTCCCCGCGCTGCAGAGCGTCGGCACGCTCCTGGCCCGACCGGACGTGCTTCCCGCGCTGCTGTCCGCCCGCGCCCCGCAGGCCATCGGGGCGACCGTCGCGGCCGGCGCCGCCGTGCTCGTGCTGTGCGGCGCGGTGCGCGGCCCCGCCCTGCTCGCGCCGTTCCTCACCGCCACGCTCGCGTCGAGCGGGCTGAGACGCCGCGATGTGCTGTGGCGGCCGCTGCTGCGGGCCCTGCTGGTGCCGGTCCTCGGCAACGTCCTGGGATGCGCCGTGCTCGCCCTCACCCTGGGCGCCGCCGGGCACGTGACGCCCGCGGCAGGTGCGTGGTTCGTGCTCGCGGGGACCGGTGCCGGGCTGCTCCTCGGCGCCGCCTGGCTGGCCGGGCAGCTGCTGGACCCCGCCCCGCGCCGACTGCTCGCCGTCGCGCTGCTGGCACTGGCTGTCCTGCAGGCGGCGATGCCGCTTCCCACGGGCCTGGGGGCCGCCTACCCCGTCGGCGCCCCGCATCCCGGTCTCTGGGCCGGGGCCCTGCTCGCCGCCGGGGCGGCGGCGATCAGCGTGGGCATCGCCCGGCTGGACCGGTTGCGCGGCCAGGTGCTGCGCGAGCAGGCGGCGCGCTGGGAGGCGGCCGGACGCACCGCGCTCGCCGGCGACCTCTCCGCGGCGGCAGGCGCCTTCCGCCCGCCCCCGTCGGCCGGGCGTCGTCTGCGGGCGATCGGTGCGCGCCCCCTCGTGCTGCTGTACGCCCGACGGGACGCGGTCGCCTGGCTGCGCAGCCCGGAGCGCCTCGCGGCCGGCACGGCGGCGGGGCTCTCGGGCGCGGCCGCGCTGGCAGGCTCCACCGTGCTCACCGGCCCCCTGGCCTGGGCGGCCGTGCTCGGAGGGACGCTGGCCCTGTGGGGTGCCTCCGGGACGCTGGTCGACGGTCTCCGGCACGGGGTCCACACCCTGGGCGCGCCGGGACTGTTCGGGCAGCGGGCCGGCGTCCAGGTGATGCTCCACGCCGTCGCCCCCACCGTGCTGCTGGCCCTGCTGGGGGCCCTCGGCGGCGGGCTCGCCGCGGCGGTCGCCGGGGCGGGACCCGCCGCCGCGCTGCTCCCGGCGCTGCTGGCGCCGGTGCTGGTGGCCGGGCGGGCGCGCGACGCCGCGAAGGGGCCCATGCCGCTGTCGCTCAGCACGCCGATGCCCACCGCGCAGGGCGACCTGTCGGTGCTGGCGATGCTGGCGTGGCAGTCCGACGCGATGCTGCTCGCGGCGCTGTCCGGGGCCGTGCTGGCGGGGCTGGGCGCCGCGGGCCAGCTCGGGCTCCTGCCCGGTGCGGCGGCGGTGCTTACGGCCGCGATGGCGCTGATGGCCGCGATGCGGCTGCGGGCCCTGGCACGATGAGCCATGGTCGCCCGGGGAGCGTCGCAGTGCGGCGTGCCCGCCCGATGAGGGCTCAGCGGCGCGGGTGGGCGGCGATGACCTCGCCGAGGCGCCCGATCGCGTCCTCGATCACGGTGGGGGAGTGGGTGACGAAGCTCAGCCGCATCGTCGAACGGTCCGCGTGATCGGCGAAGAAGGACCACCCGGGCAGGTACGCCACCCCGGAGTCGACCGCGTCGGCGAGCATCTCCTGGGCGTCGAACCCCTCGCCGAGCGCGGCCCACAGGAACATGCCGCCCTCGGGGTGGGTGACGTGCGCGCCGTCGGGCAGCACCGGCGTGAGCGTCCGCGCCATCGCGTCGCGGCGTTCGCGGTACACGCCGCTCACGCGGGCGATGTGCGTGTCGAGGTCCGCGGTCTCGAGGTAGCGGGCCACCGTGAGCTGGTCCACCACCGAGGACTGCATCGAGATCGCGGCCTTCGCGACCGCGAGCGTGTCCAGGATCGGGCCCTCGGCGCGCATCCAGCCGATCCGCACCCCGGGGCTCATCAGCTTGCTCATCGAGTTCAGCAGGATGGTGCGTTCGCCCATCCCGGGCAGCGAGGCGATCGGCGCCCAGCTGGTGCCCGAGAAGCTCAGCGCCCCGTACGGGTCGTCCTCGATGAGCGGCACGCCGGTGCGGCGCAGCACCTCGGCCACGGCCTCGCGTCGGGCGCGGGGCATGGTGCGCCCGGTGGGGTTCTGGAAGGTGGGGATCAGGTACACCATCCGCGGATGGTGGGTGCGGATCGCCTCCTCGAGCGCCTCGGCGATCACGCCGTCGTCGTCGGTGTCCACGCCGATCATGCGCGCGCCGTGCACCCCGAAGGCCTGCACCGCGGCGAGGTAGGTGGGCGACTCCACCAGCACCACGTCCCCGGGCTCGAGCATCGCCTGGGCGATCACGAACAGCCCCTCCTGGGAGCCGGAGGTGACCCGGATCTGGGAGGCATCGGTGGGCAGGTCCCGCGAGAGGCGCCGCGCCGCCTGCTCGCGCAGCTCGAGCTCGCCCTCGCTCACCCCGTACTGGAGCGCGCGGTGGCCCTGGTGCTGCAGCACCCAGTCGTAGCAGGCGGTGACGTCCTCGACGGCGAACAGCTCCGGATCCGGGATCCCGCCGGCGAAGGAGACCACGTCCTCGCGGGCGGCGAGGGCGAAGATGTCCTTCAGCGGGGAGGAGGCCATCCCCGCGTAGCGGGCGGCGATGGGAAAGCGGTAGGGCTGCTGCGAGGGGTCGGGCGCGGTCATGAGGGTCATCGTGTCACGCGCTCGGCATCGAGGGAGGCCGTGCGCGCCCGCGCCGCGGGATGTGAGCGATCAGGCGAGCGCGGCGCCCTCCAGGCGCAGCAGCGCCCGCTTCGTGTCCAGGCCGCCCGCGTAGCCGGTGAGGCTGCCGGTGCTGCCCAGCACCCGGTGGCAGGGCACCACGATCGAGAGCGGGTTCGCGCCCACCGCGGCGCCGACGGCCTGCGCCGCGCGCGGCGTGCCCAGCGCTCGGGCGATGGCGCCGTAGGTGGTGGTGGCCCCGCGCGGGATGGTGGTGAGGTGGCGCCACACGGCCTGCTGGAAGTCGGTGCCCCGGGCCGCGGTGGGCAGGTCGAAGGCCTCGCGCTCGCCGTCGAGGTACTCGCGCAGCTGGGCCGCGGCGGCGTCCAGCAGCGCATCGGGCCCCGGTGCCGGATCGCCGAGCCGGGAGGCGCCCGGGAAATGGGCCTGCCCGTCCCGCCACACCCCGGTCAGCGACTCGCCCTCCGCGGCGATCAGGTAGTCGCCCAGCGGGGTGGGGACCCTGCGGTGGCGGGGTGCGTCGGTCGGTGCGGTGCTCATGAGGGCGGTCCTTCCACGGGGGCGGGGGTGTGCGGGGCAGGGGTGGCGGAAACGGTGCCGCCGCGGCGGAGCGCGGCGGCGTGGTGCCACAGGTGCAGGCAGGCGTAGGAGCGCCAGGGCGAGGCGGCCCGCAGCGCGGCGGCGAGCGCGGCGTGGTTCTCGGCGAGGCCGAGGTCGCGGGCGGCGGCGAGCAGCGCGGCGTCACGGGCGGGGGCGACGTCCACCGCCCGCACCCCGCGCAGCAGCACGTAGTCGGCGGTCCACGGCCCCACCCCGGGCAGCGCGAGCAGGTGCTCGCGCAGAGCCTGCGGGCCGGCCGCCTCCTCGAGCGCAGGGGAGGGGACGGCGCTGGCGAGCGTGCGGCGGCGGGCCGACGGGCCTCGGAACCACTCCGCGGCCGTCGCCGCGGCGCGCATGGGATCCACCGGCAGGCGGTGCACGCCCCCGGGGCGCAGGGCCTCGGGCAGCTCCTCGGTGAGCAGGTCGGTGGCGCGGGTGATCTGCTCCCGAGCCTGGGCGGTGGTGATCTGCTGGCCGGTGATCGCCCACAGCAGCGCCTCGCGAGGGCTCGGCGTCCCGGGCAGGCGCACCCCGGGGCGCGCCGCGACGAGCGGGGCGAGGGCCGGCAGGGCCTCGACGAGCCCGGCGTCGATGCCCACGGGGTCCGCGTCCAGGTCCAGCAGGTGGCGCACGGCGGCGAGGGCCGCGGCGTGGTCGCGCAGGTCCGCGAGCCTCAGCCGCGCGGCGAGCGGGGCCGGGCCCGCCAGGTCCACGCGCACCACGCCCGGCCCGTGCGGGAGGCGCAGCGCCCTGGTCCACACGAATCCGTCGAGCTGCTCGACGCCCGGCACGGCGCGATGGGAGAACCAGT encodes the following:
- a CDS encoding MFS transporter → MTTAAPPTPSRDGRTPRQVLAELVPSVYAPTLLEFVGVAALMPVIPLMARALGFSVPQAAALTMIFGLISFLGPIPAGRFISRIGARAALVITGALLVASNLTAFVVIGPALDGSGDAAHRLALIGLLLVMAVGMQVWQLGRQSYLGTALPATMRARGMTLFGGTIRIGEVLGPLLGAGVMALWSMAGVFVLFAVAATAGTVMIAVFLPPGETAPRRTSPGPRRRRTPARVRLDRAVLGRMVAVGAGIAPVMMARVNRPVIVPLLGESLGLDPVWISIVFGVSAALEILLVLPAGTLMDRFGRAAVAVPCALLMGAGFLLLALLGTVLSERGATAALVAMLVPTLLIGIGNGLGSGIVMTLGVDVSPVHGRTTYLAWWNTMLGAGRMAAPLLVTGITLLAPVAVAGAATGAVCVAGGLWLARTLPRVTPSGNTRGS
- a CDS encoding CarD family transcriptional regulator, whose product is MPVAPASVDSAAPTVGEVLTHPVHGPVRIVSTCTRTVRGTEKAYVDLEVIDDEMRISVPADGKDVVGLRPLLAEPEIVALIDQLAEPITAPEKKTSWAHRIKSLQMQLQTGRLTDRVEVIRAIMRDSGGTPSSLAERNLLKQAIDPLAAEIAISRDVPRQQAQDLLQSTAENALEADAA
- a CDS encoding ABC transporter ATP-binding protein; the protein is MTSAPRPDSALVRIERVGVVHDGAVLLLEASAAVAAGEVLALTGANGTGKTTLLRVIAGLQAPTAGTVAVLGAAPDERDRAFRAALAALLGPPQTARDLTVAEHLQFIAATWGAGTAQARQRAEELLEELAIAPLAHRYPHELSSGQSQLVGLALTLARPARVLLLDEPEQRLDPHRLGLVIEAVRARARAGTAVVLATHSPRLLEELADSRLHLEDEA
- a CDS encoding PLP-dependent aminotransferase family protein; protein product: MTAPDPSQQPYRFPIAARYAGMASSPLKDIFALAAREDVVSFAGGIPDPELFAVEDVTACYDWVLQHQGHRALQYGVSEGELELREQAARRLSRDLPTDASQIRVTSGSQEGLFVIAQAMLEPGDVVLVESPTYLAAVQAFGVHGARMIGVDTDDDGVIAEALEEAIRTHHPRMVYLIPTFQNPTGRTMPRARREAVAEVLRRTGVPLIEDDPYGALSFSGTSWAPIASLPGMGERTILLNSMSKLMSPGVRIGWMRAEGPILDTLAVAKAAISMQSSVVDQLTVARYLETADLDTHIARVSGVYRERRDAMARTLTPVLPDGAHVTHPEGGMFLWAALGEGFDAQEMLADAVDSGVAYLPGWSFFADHADRSTMRLSFVTHSPTVIEDAIGRLGEVIAAHPRR
- a CDS encoding methylated-DNA--[protein]-cysteine S-methyltransferase, producing MSTAPTDAPRHRRVPTPLGDYLIAAEGESLTGVWRDGQAHFPGASRLGDPAPGPDALLDAAAAQLREYLDGEREAFDLPTAARGTDFQQAVWRHLTTIPRGATTTYGAIARALGTPRAAQAVGAAVGANPLSIVVPCHRVLGSTGSLTGYAGGLDTKRALLRLEGAALA
- a CDS encoding Ada metal-binding domain-containing protein, which codes for MQTMTDDERFAAIRARDARFDGMFFTCVRSTGIFCRPSCPARTPSRGGVEFVPSAAAAVAAGYRACKRCGPTAPPGSPDDDPAGSLAGRALRLLEAGALDGDGTVPALAARLAVSERTLHRALVERTGAGALAHARILRARRAHDLVTGSDLPLATIAHIAGFGSERQFHDAFSRLFGHAPSVVRERSRGARGSRPEDGPGVRAEADGCHGAAGAGAQCPIGQGASVTARLALRGPFDGAGLADWFSHRAVPGVEQLDGFVWTRALRLPHGPGVVRVDLAGPAPLAARLRLADLRDHAAALAAVRHLLDLDADPVGIDAGLVEALPALAPLVAARPGVRLPGTPSPREALLWAITGQQITTAQAREQITRATDLLTEELPEALRPGGVHRLPVDPMRAAATAAEWFRGPSARRRTLASAVPSPALEEAAGPQALREHLLALPGVGPWTADYVLLRGVRAVDVAPARDAALLAAARDLGLAENHAALAAALRAASPWRSYACLHLWHHAAALRRGGTVSATPAPHTPAPVEGPPS